The genomic stretch CACGGTAACCTTTAGAATGTTTCAGTATCCGGTTACGGCGTTTGCGTCGCACACTCCCTGTTTTTACTCGTGCCATTTAAAGCTCCTATCACGACCGTCGGTGCTATCGGCGATCGGGTCTACAATCTGCCCGGATATGTGTCGTTGTTATCATAGATACCGGACATTCATTTTTATTGATGAATGAGGCGTTTCAAGCGTTTCGCGTTGCTCGGATCAACAAGAGTCGCCTGGCGCAATCTGCGTTTGCGTTTTGCTGATTTTGAAATAAACAGGTGTCCTGCGTATGCGCGATTACGGCGAATTTTGCCTTTCGACGTGAACTTGAAACGTTTTGCCGCACCTTTATGTGTTTTCATTTTCGGCATTAGAATATCCTTTTTTCTACTTATGGCCACCTGTTAACCATCAACTCGACGCCGTTATAAAATGTTAAAGCACGAGTTGATGGTTAAATTGCTCCACTTCGTTCCACAATCGTATTCGGCGACTCCCGACGCAACTTGGAACCTATACGTTTTTTTAAAGGTTTCTTTCTCCCACGAGCAATACCGCGTATAAACGTATCGCGTCAAAAGGGTCGCGTCGACAGAAAGAGAAGATGTCGTGACTGGGAGATCGCCCTACAAAAAATTATAAGCGGAAACACGCGTGCGACGACAAAAACATTACACAGATTTTGGCGCGAGGATCATTGACATGATGCG from Candidatus Poribacteria bacterium encodes the following:
- the rpmI gene encoding 50S ribosomal protein L35, translating into MPKMKTHKGAAKRFKFTSKGKIRRNRAYAGHLFISKSAKRKRRLRQATLVDPSNAKRLKRLIHQ